Proteins found in one Hevea brasiliensis isolate MT/VB/25A 57/8 chromosome 18, ASM3005281v1, whole genome shotgun sequence genomic segment:
- the LOC110662893 gene encoding LOW QUALITY PROTEIN: protein WVD2-like 7 (The sequence of the model RefSeq protein was modified relative to this genomic sequence to represent the inferred CDS: deleted 2 bases in 1 codon), translating to MGVPTCHMQQQPFSYAAGIPNEANQGNPLHALGQSISFGKFMSESLAWDKWSNFSHNRYVEEAERFSRPGSVAQKKAFFEAHYKNLAARKAAALLGQANTAANNVPEPTQEGEVQENATQDPGIAINTEASFVPDDNGHNSHVQMEKSEGRKVEEIDPVRENQAFIGKFVKVESLSQPDVSDNEEEMKETELSRTKLMEKPLLKDFISDRDDLGSTNKNKSAVYSSKSLISGRASNLPCSPAKPAASVRARKENNVTPISKKSAIGFIDKKKSTPKSTYKSMNFTPVRELNRITSTIIRKIDGSKVTSNSKALKDCPTPLRTPTTVSVLREPKHPLATPLSESRRAKTPLQPSASGSKAVRPKWHFLPTDCSKFMSPSRNKSRSPNLCTPFSLRTEERATRRKERLEEKFNANQAQKVQLHATLKEKAETELKRLRQTLCFKARPLPEFYRERATPKNQVEKSAKQGRTSTPNPSMVQSNSQPPHRSAFKNGNSKHSMGKKIENSPSLTSRLRSITRGNTSKYSAFLDDEKLTSAW from the exons ATGGGGGTACCAACCTGTCACATGCAACAACAACCCTTCTCCTATGCTGCTGGCATTCCCAATGAAGCCAATCAG GGTAACCCTCTTCATGCTCTTGGGCAGTCCATCTCTTTTGGAAAGTTCATGTCCGAGTCTTTAGCTTGGGACAAATGGTCCAACTTCTCTCATAATCGATATGTTGAAGAGGCTGAAAGATTCTCTCGCCCTGGTTCAGTTGCTCAGAAGAAAGCTTTCTTTGAAGCACACTACAAAAATCTTGCTGCAAGAAAGGCAGCTGCTTTGCTCGGGCAAGCAAATACTGCAGCAAACAATGTGCCTGAACCGACACAAGAAGGTGAAGTTCAAGAAAATGCAACCCAAGATCCGGGAATAGCAATAAATACTGAGGCCAGTTTTGTTCCTGATGACAATGGACATAATTCGCATGTTCAAATGGAAAAATCTGAAGGCAGAAAGGTGGAAGAAATTGATCCTGTAAGAGAAAACCAAGCTTTTATAGGGAAATTTGTTAAAGTTGAGTCTTTAAGCCAACCTGATGTTTCTGATAACGAGGAGGAGATGAAAGAAACAGAGCTTAGTAGAACAAAACTAATGGAGAAACCTTTGTTAAAG GATTTTATTTCTGATAGAGACGATTTGGGTTCAACGAACAAGAATAAATCTGCAGTTTATTCCTCCAAGTCCTTGATTTCTGGGAGAGCATCTAACCTGCCATGTTCACCAGCTAAGCCTGCAGCTTCAGTTCGTGCCAGAAAAGAAAACAATGTCACTCCAATCAGCAAGAAGTCTGCAATAGGCTTCATCGATAAAAAGAAATCAACtccaaaatcaacttacaagtcAATGAATTTCACTCCTGTCAGAGAACTAAATAGAATAACTTCAACAATTATCCGGAAGATTGATGGTTCTAAAGTTACTTCTAATTCAAAAGCATTAAAAGATTGCCCAACTCCTCTCAGGACTCCAACCACG GTATCTGTGCTAAGAGAACCTAAACATCCTCTAGCCACTCCTCTGTCAGAAAGCAGAAG GGCAAAAACACCTCTTCAACCCTCAGCATCTGGGAGCAAAGCAGTTCGCCCGAAATGGCATTTCCTCCCAACAGA TTGCTCAAAATTTATGAGTCCCTCCAGAAACAAATCTCGATCCCCAAATTTATGTACACCTTTTAGCTTGAGGACTGAAGAAAGAGCTACAAGAAGAAAGGAG AGGCTTGAAGAGAAATTCAATGCTAATCAGGCACAAAAAGTGCAGTTGCATGCAACGCTTAAG GAGAAGGCAGAAACAGAACTTAAAAGACTGCGTCAAACCCTTTGCTTCAAGGCCAGGCCGCTGCCTGAATTTTATAGGGAAAGAGCAACACCAAAAAATCAGGTGGAAAAG TCAGCCAAACAAGGAAGAACATCCACTCCCAATCCCAGCATGGTACAGAGCAACTCTCAACCACCTCACAGGTCTGCATTCAAGAATGGCAACTCTAAGCATTCCATGGGAAAGAAAATTGAGAATTCACCTTCTCTAACTTCACGACTCAGATCGATTACTCGTGGGAATACT TCCAAATATTCAGCATTTTTGGACGATGAAAAGCTCACAAGTGCATGGTGA
- the LOC110662895 gene encoding uncharacterized protein LOC110662895, whose amino-acid sequence MKREGRQHGLVRTYRILPSPWNPKPNSRFINSFDSPPTAGLFSKVHPRPTNHSKFTSKCARPRCNGCHMHPCYKSKDKTKGTQKLKSLDVASNYRLINGRLVNSGPGLKFSGFSASGILDHLTNIEDDYVDDEIGGDLENSILSSQEKEAAHEIEEITAANVDDDENRDDVNGLVDDDDDDENRDDVNGLVDDDDENRDGDNGLDDDDAMSFCDLSYVLDQVEEDEGWCLVAEM is encoded by the coding sequence ATGAAGAGAGAGGGTAGGCAGCATGGGTTGGTCAGGACCTACAGGATCTTGCCTTCTCCATGGAACCCCAAGCCCAACTCCAGGTTCATCAACAGTTTTGACTCTCCCCCTACTGCTGGATTGTTCTCCAAGGTCCACCCTCGCCCCACCAACCACTCCAAGTTCACCAGCAAGTGCGCCAGGCCTCGCTGCAATGGTTGTCATATGCATCCTTGTTACAAGTCCAAGGATAAGACCAAAGGTACCCAGAAGCTCAAGTCCCTTGACGTTGCTTCAAATTATAGATTGATCAATGGGCGGTTGGTGAATAGTGGTCCTGGCTTGAAATTTTCTGGGTTTTCTGCCTCTGGGATTTTGGATCATTTGACTAATATTGAAGATGACTATGTAGACGATGAAATTGGCGGAGACTTGGAGAATTCGATTTTGAGCTCACAAGAGAAGGAGGCAGCGCATGAGATTGAAGAAATCACTGCTGCTAATGTTGATGATGACGAGAACAGAGATGATGTTAATGGGTtggttgatgatgatgatgatgacgaGAATAGAGATGATGTTAATGGGTTGGTTGATGATGATGACGAGAATAGAGATGGTGATAATGGGTTAGATGATGATGATGCGATGAGTTTTTGCGATCTGAGTTACGTGCTGGATCaagttgaggaagatgaaggttgGTGTCTGGTGGCAGAAATGTAA
- the LOC110662892 gene encoding DEAD-box ATP-dependent RNA helicase 17, which produces MDRKKKIKSECVEEKETNNNSEIFASCSFSSLGLHPTLCNELRERMGFEAPTLVQAQAIPVVLSGRHVLVNAATGTGKTVAYLAPIIHHLQSCSPKIERAQGTFALVLVPTRELCIQVYEILQKLLHRFHWIVPGYVMGGENRSKEKARLRKGISILVATPGRLLDHLKNTSSFVHTNLRWIIFDEADRILELGFGKEIEEILDLLGSRLTGSDGKENQVSSITNVQRQNLLLSATLNEKVNHLAKISLQNPTMIGLDDKKMQPDPLLEHAESIESDTDDELEHPRKVTKSSTGDYKLPIQLVQKYVKVPCGSRLAVLLFILKHLFEKQASQKIVVFFSTCDAVDFHYSLLSEFHLSANSQSDAEVTQMFLRCKTFQLHGNMKQEDRRNTFRAFKTEKLALLLSTDVAARGLDFPKVKCIIQYDSPGEATEYVHRVGRTARLGEKGDSLLFLQPVEVDYIEDLEKHGVSLAEYPILKVLDSFPLNGHMHRIKKFVSLDSHPWLVSLQKALESFISARPRMNKLAQNAFISWVRAYTAHRGELKRIFMVQKLHLGHVAKSFALKQQPSLVGKSFQKQQSNKRKRDQKQKGQSKKRKINGKT; this is translated from the exons ATGGATAGAAAGAAGAAGATAAAAAGCGAATGTGttgaagaaaaagaaacaaaCAATAATTCAGAAATATTTGCATCTTGCTCTTTCTCCAGTCTCGGCCTCCACCCCACCCTATGCAACGAGCTCcgag AAAGAATGGGCTTTGAAGCTCCAACACTGGTACAGGCTCAAGCTATTCCAGTTGTTCTCTCTGGTCGCCATGT ACTTGTTAATGCTGCTACTGGCACTGGAAAAACTGTGGCCTATTTAGCCCCAATTATCCATCATTTGCAGAGTTGCAGTCCTAAAATTGAACGCGCTCAAGGAACGTTTG CGTTGGTCCTTGTACCAACGCGGGAGTTGTGCATACAGGTTTATGAAATTCTGCAAAAATTATTACACCGTTTTCATTGGATTGTTCCGGGTTATGTGATGGGTGGTGAAAACAGATCAAAGGAGAAAGCCAGGCTACGCAAAG GTATATCTATTCTTGTTGCAACTCCTGGGCGCCTTTTGGATCACTTAAAAAATACATCATCATTTGTGCACACAAATTTGCGATGGATAATCTTTGATGAAGCAGATAG AATTTTGGAATTAGGATTTGGCAAGGAAATAGAGGAAATACTGGATCTTTTGGGCTCTAGGTTAACTGGGTCAGATGGCAAGGAAAATCAAGTTTCAAGCATCACCAATGTTCAGAGGCAAAATCTGCTATTATCAGCTACCTTAAATGAAAAAGTAAATCATCTTGCTAAAATTAGTTTACAAAATCCAACTATGATCGGTCTTGATGACAAGAAGATGCAGCCAGATCCATTACTTGAACATGCTGAATCTATAGAATCTGATACGGATGATGAACTTGAACATCCCAGGAAAGTAACAAAATCTTCAACTGGAGATTATAAACTTCCAATTCAGTTGGTTCAGAAATATGTGAAAG TGCCCTGTGGTTCACGGCTTGCTGTACTTCTTTTCATTCTAAAGCATCTTTTTGAGAAACAAGCTTCCCAAAAG ATTGTGGTGTTCTTTTCAACATGTGATGCAGTAGATTTTCACTATTCGTTGTTGAGTGAATTTCACTTGTCGGCCAATTCACAATCAGATGCAGAGGTTACACAGATGTTCTTGAGATGCAAAACTTTTCAGTTGCATGGGAATATGAAGCAGGAAGATCGGAGAAACACTTTCCGAGCCTTCAAAACTGAGAAATTAGCTCTTCTTTTGTCCACAGATGTTGCTGCTAGAGGCTTGGATTTTCCAAAAGTTAAATGCATTATACAATATGACTCTCCAGGAGAGGCTACTGAATATGTTCACAG GGTTGGTAGGACTGCTCGTTTGGGTGAAAAGGGGGATTCCTTGCTATTTCTACAACCAGTTGAAGTGGATTATATAGAAGATTTGGAGAAACATGGAGTGTCACTGGCAGAGTATCCCATCCTCAAAGTGTTGGATAGTTTCCCATTGAATGGACATATGCACCGTATCAAGAAGTTTGTTTCTTTAGATTCACATCCTTGGCTTGTATCTCTACAGAAGGCACTTGAATCATTTATCTCAGCACGG CCAAGGATGAATAAACTGGCCCAGAATGCATTTATCTCTTGGGTCCGAGCATACACAGCCCATCGTGGAGAGCTGAAAAGAATATTTATGGTGCAGAAACTTCACCTGGGGCATGTTGCCAAAAGCTTTGCCTTGAAGCAACAACCATCATTGGTTGGAAAATCATTCCAAAAGCAACAATCAAATAAGAGGAAGAGGGACCAGAAGCAAAAGGGCCAGTCAAAAAAGAGGAAGATAAATGGTAAAACGTGA